A single region of the Anabaena sphaerica FACHB-251 genome encodes:
- a CDS encoding YcjF family protein: protein MPLPRLVTLIVGLIIILGLALWLIDSLSRLYYQLSYSPLLGNLLLLLLIVLLAGLVAAFIYYVLVLKSGEQQSRRNRRRVTPAQIPAAKSDAASSTLHAVRQQVAQIQDEVTRQALLSRTQEIEANLARGEIQVVVFGTGSAGKTSLVNAIMGRIVGQVNAPMGTTQVGETYCLRLKGLERKILITDTPGILEAGVAGTEREQLARALATEADLLLFVVDNDLRRSEYEPLKGLAEIGKRSLLVLNKTDLYTEDDQETILAKLRHRVRDFIASNDVVAITANPQPAQLETGETFQPEPDIIPLLRRMAAILRAEGEDLVADNILLQSLRLGEEARKLIDSQRRRQADKIVDRYQWIGAGVVSVTPLPVVDLLATAAVNAQMVVEIGKVYGCDLNMERGRELALSLGKTIAGLGIVKGAIELLSTALQLNVGTFIIGRAIQGVTAAYLTRIAGKSFIEYFRHDQDWGDGGMTEVVQQQFQINRRDEFIKVFIQEAIAKVVKPLTNTFEDHEENTKM, encoded by the coding sequence ATGCCTCTGCCTCGCCTAGTCACGCTCATTGTTGGTCTGATTATCATTTTGGGGTTAGCCCTATGGCTGATTGATTCGCTCTCTCGGCTTTATTACCAGTTATCCTATTCTCCCCTATTAGGAAATCTGCTGCTGTTACTGCTGATTGTACTGTTGGCAGGATTGGTTGCGGCCTTTATCTATTATGTGTTGGTTCTGAAATCTGGTGAGCAGCAATCGCGCCGTAATCGCAGACGAGTTACTCCTGCTCAAATTCCTGCGGCTAAATCTGATGCAGCTTCTAGCACTCTCCACGCTGTGCGTCAACAGGTAGCGCAAATTCAAGATGAAGTGACCCGTCAAGCTTTATTGAGTCGCACTCAGGAAATTGAGGCGAATTTAGCACGGGGGGAAATTCAAGTAGTGGTGTTTGGGACGGGGAGTGCTGGCAAAACTTCCCTGGTGAATGCGATTATGGGGCGGATAGTCGGCCAAGTGAATGCGCCAATGGGTACAACTCAGGTGGGGGAAACCTATTGTTTGCGGTTAAAGGGATTAGAACGGAAAATTTTAATTACGGATACGCCCGGAATTTTAGAAGCGGGGGTAGCAGGAACGGAACGGGAACAACTCGCTAGGGCTTTGGCGACAGAAGCGGATTTGCTGTTATTTGTGGTAGATAATGATTTACGGCGTTCTGAATATGAGCCGCTCAAAGGGTTGGCAGAAATTGGTAAGCGATCGCTCTTGGTTCTCAATAAAACAGATTTATATACAGAAGACGATCAAGAAACCATCTTGGCCAAGTTGCGTCACCGGGTACGGGATTTTATTGCTAGTAATGATGTAGTGGCGATCACTGCCAATCCCCAACCCGCACAATTAGAAACCGGTGAAACCTTCCAGCCAGAACCAGATATTATTCCCCTGTTACGACGCATGGCCGCTATTTTACGGGCTGAAGGTGAAGATTTAGTTGCAGATAATATTCTCTTGCAATCTCTACGCTTAGGGGAAGAAGCCCGAAAATTAATTGATTCCCAGCGTCGCCGTCAAGCTGATAAGATTGTTGACCGTTATCAATGGATTGGGGCTGGTGTAGTATCTGTCACTCCTTTACCAGTTGTCGATTTACTAGCCACAGCGGCAGTTAATGCCCAAATGGTGGTAGAAATTGGCAAAGTTTACGGTTGTGATTTGAATATGGAACGGGGGCGAGAATTAGCCTTATCTTTAGGAAAAACTATTGCTGGCTTAGGTATTGTCAAGGGCGCAATTGAATTACTCTCGACGGCGTTGCAACTTAATGTTGGTACTTTTATTATTGGTCGGGCTATTCAAGGAGTGACAGCAGCTTATTTAACGCGCATTGCCGGCAAAAGCTTTATTGAATATTTTCGCCATGATCAAGATTGGGGTGATGGGGGGATGACGGAAGTAGTACAGCAACAGTTTCAGATCAACCGCCGAGATGAGTTTATCAAAGTATTTATCCAAGAAGCGATCGCTAAAGTCGTCAAACCGTTAACAAACACTTTTGAGGATCACGAAGAGAACACAAAAATGTAA
- a CDS encoding serine/threonine-protein kinase: MSQQIVRQLLQGRYQIVQSLGAGVFGQTYVAEDTKDVDYPERPRYVVKQLKINNYQSNSYFDYLRLRFLTETETLKHLGKHDQIPELITCFEENEQFYLVQEYISGQPLSVELKKNQKRRSKWSTKEAMTFLEDALGILEFVHSQGFIHCDIKPENLIRRTSDGKLVLIDFGSIQPIDFSTDSELPISQIPVTSLGYIPPEQFLGQTQPNSDIYALGMIALQGLTGLAPLQLKIDPANNDIPWNCGDTEIDEYLAVFISQMIRYNYQERFQSASEALWVFKHITWKHRAAASVTATSPIAVKKTVEDKKTKLDPLLAGMRWGITINSLVVSLGVYSLATNSQTYSETATLSDAITEYQSGNLEKAISLAKSIPSYSNVYPEAQDTIAEWQKQWHADTENYLVAEQALDEGNLSDAMSAVPQIPYTSYWRSKREQLIEKTQTNIEAKTRTLLNQAYASAEHKDFSAALEYLRQIPSESSAGAIVKQKLAEYNQKRQIRAEYFLHSAYRKALINDFASAIKFIEKIPEDTDVYPQAKIKIKEYQEKQQIREKLQEMVTLKRVSFVKQPTRFSQIDSDTKTAYFLSPDYPQEANILT, translated from the coding sequence ATGAGCCAGCAAATCGTCAGACAGCTATTGCAAGGTCGTTACCAAATTGTTCAAAGCCTTGGTGCAGGGGTATTTGGGCAAACTTATGTTGCTGAAGACACCAAAGATGTAGACTACCCAGAAAGACCCAGATATGTTGTCAAACAGTTAAAAATCAACAACTATCAATCTAATTCCTACTTTGACTACCTGAGATTGCGCTTTCTTACCGAAACCGAAACCCTCAAGCATTTAGGAAAACATGACCAAATTCCTGAACTTATCACCTGTTTTGAAGAAAATGAACAGTTTTACTTGGTGCAGGAATATATTTCAGGACAGCCCTTATCTGTGGAATTAAAGAAAAATCAAAAGAGGAGAAGTAAGTGGAGTACAAAGGAAGCGATGACATTTCTCGAAGATGCTTTAGGTATTCTCGAATTTGTTCATTCTCAAGGTTTTATCCACTGTGATATCAAACCAGAAAACTTAATTAGACGTACTAGTGATGGTAAATTAGTGCTAATTGATTTTGGCTCAATTCAGCCAATTGACTTTAGCACTGATTCCGAATTGCCCATTTCCCAAATTCCCGTGACTTCATTGGGTTACATCCCACCAGAACAATTTTTAGGTCAAACACAACCCAATAGTGACATTTATGCTTTGGGAATGATTGCACTCCAAGGTTTAACAGGGTTAGCACCTCTGCAATTAAAAATTGATCCTGCTAACAATGACATTCCTTGGAATTGTGGAGATACTGAAATTGACGAATATCTAGCTGTTTTTATCAGCCAAATGATTCGCTATAATTACCAAGAACGATTTCAGTCTGCCAGTGAAGCACTGTGGGTATTCAAACACATAACCTGGAAACATCGAGCAGCAGCAAGTGTTACAGCAACGTCTCCCATTGCTGTCAAAAAAACTGTTGAAGATAAAAAGACAAAATTAGACCCATTATTAGCAGGAATGCGATGGGGAATAACGATTAATTCTTTGGTCGTTAGCTTGGGAGTTTATTCTTTAGCTACTAATTCTCAAACTTACTCAGAAACAGCAACTTTATCTGACGCAATAACAGAATATCAAAGCGGGAATTTAGAAAAAGCAATTAGTTTAGCTAAATCAATTCCCTCCTATAGCAACGTATATCCAGAGGCTCAAGATACAATTGCAGAATGGCAAAAGCAATGGCACGCTGATACAGAAAATTATTTAGTGGCTGAACAAGCATTAGATGAAGGTAATTTATCAGATGCCATGAGTGCTGTTCCGCAAATTCCCTACACTTCATATTGGCGTTCTAAAAGAGAACAACTAATTGAAAAAACACAAACTAACATAGAAGCAAAAACACGCACTTTGTTAAACCAAGCTTACGCCAGCGCAGAACACAAAGATTTTTCTGCTGCTTTAGAATATCTGCGCCAAATTCCTTCTGAGAGTTCTGCTGGTGCTATAGTCAAACAAAAACTAGCTGAATACAATCAAAAACGGCAAATTAGAGCCGAGTATTTTCTACATTCAGCTTACCGTAAAGCTTTAATAAATGACTTTGCTAGTGCAATCAAATTTATCGAAAAGATTCCCGAAGATACTGATGTTTATCCTCAAGCTAAAATCAAAATCAAGGAGTATCAGGAAAAGCAACAGATCCGAGAGAAGCTGCAAGAAATGGTCACACTCAAAAGAGTTTCTTTTGTCAAGCAACCCACTAGATTTAGTCAGATAGACTCAGATACTAAAACCGCATATTTTCTGTCACCAGATTACCCACAAGAAGCAAATATTCTTACTTAG
- a CDS encoding serine/threonine-protein kinase — MIGNTLVGRYQIISHLGGGGFGETYVAYDTHLPGSPKCVVKKLKPQSSNAATLEIARRLFDTEAQVLYKLGTHKHIPQLLAYFEEDAEFYLVQEFIPSHDLSQELSPGKTLSQDQVISLLQEILEILDFVHQQKVIHRDVNPRNILRRDQDGKLILIDFGAVKEITTQVITPAGETQATIAIGTPGYIPGEQAQGTPKLSSDIYALGIIAIQALTGLSPHQLDKDADNNEIIWREHTTVTPEFAEFLDKMVCYDFRQRYASATVALKALQELNKPLSGTIVFSPPAPLNHIKPQQSQKSLFIKLALGIFLIGMGGIASIYIFNKINTNNAGDLYNQGNTLLQLHRYEDALAVYEKAVNIKPDYFQGWYGQGKALFELKKYQEALTAYDKAIQIKPDYLEAWIGRGFALASLQQYAEAISAFDKALQIKDDFPSVWNAKGDAFRNLRQYDNAIKSYEQAIELQPDNYESWYKKGFSFQNTKQYDDAITAYAKAVELKPDYTSALYNLGNSLVNLNRYEDALKAYSQVLQYQPSHYQSWFSRGNILVTLRRYPEAIDSFKEVIKYNSGNYQAWYSLGWSLHQSQRYGEAIDSYNQAISLKENDYQAWYNLGNSQYILQKYADAFASYNKAVRYKKNHPESWYSRGNALLNLKRYQEAITSYEQAIKYKPDYPQAIEALKEAENQIQPEKSRPIIVPTLRMPS, encoded by the coding sequence ATGATAGGAAACACACTTGTTGGAAGATACCAGATTATCAGCCACCTGGGAGGAGGGGGATTTGGCGAAACTTACGTTGCTTATGATACCCATTTACCTGGTTCACCCAAGTGTGTTGTCAAAAAACTCAAGCCTCAGTCCAGTAATGCAGCAACCTTGGAAATAGCTAGACGACTATTTGATACTGAAGCGCAGGTTTTGTACAAATTAGGAACTCATAAGCATATTCCCCAGCTTTTAGCGTACTTTGAGGAAGATGCCGAATTTTATCTTGTTCAAGAATTCATTCCCAGTCATGACCTCTCTCAAGAGTTATCACCAGGAAAAACCCTCAGTCAAGATCAGGTAATTTCTCTATTACAAGAAATTTTGGAAATTTTAGACTTTGTGCATCAACAAAAGGTAATTCACCGTGATGTTAACCCACGCAATATCCTCAGACGTGACCAAGATGGCAAATTAATTTTAATTGATTTTGGTGCAGTTAAAGAAATCACTACACAAGTAATTACTCCCGCAGGTGAAACTCAAGCTACTATCGCTATTGGCACACCTGGTTATATTCCTGGAGAACAAGCCCAAGGAACACCAAAATTAAGCAGTGATATTTATGCTTTGGGAATTATTGCCATTCAAGCACTCACTGGATTATCACCTCACCAATTAGACAAAGATGCTGATAATAATGAAATTATTTGGCGTGAGCATACCACAGTCACGCCAGAATTTGCCGAATTTTTAGATAAAATGGTTTGTTATGATTTTCGTCAACGTTATGCTTCAGCAACGGTCGCATTAAAAGCACTGCAAGAATTAAATAAACCGCTCTCTGGAACAATTGTTTTCAGTCCTCCTGCTCCACTTAATCATATCAAACCTCAACAATCTCAAAAATCTCTATTTATCAAATTAGCATTAGGAATATTTTTAATAGGGATGGGGGGAATCGCTTCAATATATATCTTTAATAAAATCAATACTAATAACGCAGGCGATTTATATAACCAAGGCAATACGCTTTTGCAATTACATCGCTATGAAGATGCACTGGCAGTTTACGAAAAGGCAGTGAATATTAAACCAGATTATTTTCAAGGATGGTATGGTCAAGGTAAAGCATTATTTGAATTGAAAAAATATCAAGAAGCATTAACAGCTTATGATAAAGCCATCCAAATCAAACCAGATTATTTAGAAGCTTGGATTGGTAGAGGTTTTGCTTTGGCAAGTTTACAGCAATATGCTGAAGCAATTTCAGCTTTTGATAAAGCCTTACAAATAAAAGATGATTTTCCATCTGTGTGGAATGCTAAAGGTGATGCTTTCAGAAATTTAAGACAATACGATAATGCTATTAAGTCTTATGAGCAAGCAATTGAATTGCAACCGGATAATTATGAATCTTGGTATAAAAAAGGGTTTTCTTTCCAAAATACCAAACAATATGATGATGCAATTACAGCTTATGCAAAAGCAGTAGAGTTAAAACCAGACTATACCTCAGCTTTATATAATTTGGGTAATTCATTAGTAAATTTAAACCGCTATGAAGATGCGTTAAAAGCATATAGTCAAGTATTACAGTATCAGCCCAGTCATTATCAATCTTGGTTCTCTAGAGGTAATATCTTGGTGACGTTAAGACGATATCCAGAAGCAATTGACTCTTTTAAGGAAGTGATTAAATATAATTCAGGTAACTACCAAGCTTGGTATAGTTTGGGATGGTCACTACACCAAAGTCAACGTTATGGAGAAGCAATAGATTCTTATAATCAAGCCATTTCTTTAAAAGAAAATGATTATCAGGCATGGTATAATTTAGGTAACTCGCAATATATTTTACAAAAATATGCAGATGCTTTTGCATCTTATAATAAGGCAGTTCGTTATAAAAAAAACCACCCCGAAAGTTGGTATAGTAGGGGAAATGCTTTATTAAATTTAAAACGATATCAAGAAGCTATAACATCTTATGAACAAGCTATTAAATATAAACCCGATTACCCACAAGCAATAGAAGCCCTCAAAGAGGCGGAAAATCAAATACAACCGGAAAAATCTCGCCCCATCATTGTACCAACTTTGCGAATGCCTAGTTGA
- a CDS encoding rhomboid family intramembrane serine protease — MIPISDNFYSWKKPIITYWLIGINLAIFCWELKLDVSGQLGNFVNSWGIIPEQTNIAIANAIFYNSAAWIVVFWRLIALPLSLFVHSSFSQILGNLLFLWVFGKTVERILGQQRYLLLYLAAGVFAGMIQIFMEPKLSIPVIGANGAIASILGAYMMKFPKVKIDSILPLIIVFIPVEIPAFLYLFWWFIQQLFYGIGSLNISGGVTNLGYWGQFAGLVTGAALMRMVKR, encoded by the coding sequence ATGATTCCTATTAGTGATAACTTTTATAGTTGGAAAAAACCAATTATTACTTATTGGTTAATTGGCATTAATCTTGCTATATTTTGCTGGGAACTAAAACTAGATGTAAGTGGACAGTTAGGTAATTTTGTCAATAGTTGGGGCATCATTCCCGAACAAACTAATATAGCGATCGCAAATGCTATTTTTTATAATTCAGCGGCTTGGATAGTTGTATTTTGGCGGTTAATTGCTCTACCATTATCGCTGTTTGTACATAGTAGTTTTAGTCAAATACTGGGTAATCTCTTATTTTTATGGGTTTTTGGGAAGACGGTAGAAAGAATTTTGGGACAACAAAGATATTTATTGCTTTACTTAGCTGCTGGGGTTTTTGCGGGAATGATCCAAATTTTCATGGAACCTAAGTTAAGTATACCAGTGATTGGCGCTAATGGGGCGATCGCATCTATTTTAGGAGCTTATATGATGAAGTTTCCTAAAGTTAAAATTGATTCGATTTTACCTTTAATTATTGTCTTTATTCCCGTAGAAATTCCAGCATTTTTGTATTTATTTTGGTGGTTTATCCAGCAGTTATTTTATGGAATTGGCAGTTTAAATATTTCTGGTGGTGTGACTAATCTTGGTTATTGGGGACAATTTGCAGGATTGGTGACAGGTGCGGCTTTGATGCGAATGGTGAAAAGGTAA
- a CDS encoding transposase yields MPYNPDIHHRRSIRLKGYDYSQQGAYFVTICTHQRNCLFGEIVDSEMKLNTNGEIARGSWLSIPRHFQNVELDEFVIMPNHLHGIIIIVNNSNAEGEALANQDFQQQQNLSSQCFAPTGKTIKINGTKPQSLAAIIQNYKSVSTRQINRINKAKGSVIWQLNYHEHIIRNEEALNNIRQYIVKNPINWAEDKENPTNVN; encoded by the coding sequence ATGCCCTATAATCCCGACATTCACCACCGCCGTTCCATCCGATTAAAAGGATACGACTATTCTCAACAGGGCGCATATTTTGTCACTATTTGCACCCATCAACGTAATTGTTTATTTGGTGAAATTGTAGATAGTGAAATGAAATTAAATACAAATGGTGAAATAGCAAGGGGTTCTTGGTTATCTATTCCTCGGCATTTTCAAAATGTAGAGTTAGATGAATTTGTAATAATGCCCAATCATTTGCATGGGATTATTATCATAGTTAATAATTCTAATGCGGAGGGCGAAGCATTGGCAAATCAAGATTTTCAACAACAACAAAATTTATCGAGCCAATGCTTCGCCCCTACAGGTAAAACAATTAAAATTAATGGCACAAAACCACAATCTTTGGCTGCAATAATTCAAAATTATAAATCTGTTTCTACACGCCAAATTAATCGAATCAATAAAGCTAAAGGAAGTGTGATTTGGCAACTTAATTATCATGAACATATTATCCGCAATGAGGAAGCATTAAATAATATTCGTCAGTACATTGTCAAAAATCCGATAAATTGGGCAGAAGACAAGGAAAATCCTACAAATGTTAATTAG
- a CDS encoding MFS transporter — MHELYKHLWWMAQIPVNTPNVTPAQASVVTSGPRFFVALLSGVILAFAFQLVLTNLSIAAGISYLGRPSESDEVESLGGTIRKIGTSVGIWTVVTVTLALLIACFLAVKLSLLILDPRLGAILGLVIWGAYFLLLMWVSTTTVGSLIGSVVNTATSSFQAIMGTATAALGAKAVNQQVVATAEAAASAVRRELGSGIDPVSIRSNIEDYIEKLRPPEVDLSRLRSEFERLLNEPQFKAIASRTDLGKIDRQRFLDLVSSRTDLSKKDVNRIAETLHNVWQQVVSQQAPTTNPVGELVDYLKSLPPGQTKTDELNAKLDQLVAEVHSGKEAEQQQKPGVLQQTISALTGVVLGRADLSDWDVETILRSLTNVKDKVTKQVTQQPYSPIRADIENYLLNTYAWQLGSEKIVQEFRDVIYDPAADPGAVRRELEKITRQDLVNILQAKGLLTQAQIQQTVDQLLTVRDEVLITVTAAEEKEIVQDLQRQIETYLVVTPKADLTPEGIERDFKPLLADPDADYATLSRRLAQVNREQMGEILLERNDIQERELDPILDELEMQRDRTLVETLGIAKQAKYQAESLWLNVESYLRNTGKAELNPDTIRADLKKLLEDPQAGMLAVRSRLSRFDRDTLVKLLSQRQDLTEQQVNQIIDVVEEGWHSILHTPQLVKEKAQEQYDSVTATITDYLRRTGKEELNPEGIQRDLTRLFANPKQGAIALRRRLSQIDRDTLVQLLSQRQDLSEEQVNQTIEAVQTSIKNIVLAPRRLATRTQQRVQNFQTYLQEYLRYTGKEELNPEAIKRDIHLLLHDPRVGMESLSDRLSHFDRGTIIALLKIREDITDQEAGRIADNIISVRDQFVEQVRDIQRRIQDVIEGIFANIRNYLNSFERPELNYDGIKHDVRQLFDDPQAGFESLRDRLSSFNRDTLVAILSSREDISEADANGIIDQIERARNGVLQRAERLQHEAQRRLEEMKHQAQRQAEETRKAAANAAWWLFATAVISGIFAALGGAIAVVLV; from the coding sequence ATGCACGAACTGTACAAACATTTATGGTGGATGGCACAAATACCTGTAAACACCCCCAACGTCACACCAGCACAGGCATCTGTTGTCACCTCTGGCCCACGCTTTTTTGTGGCTTTACTTTCAGGTGTGATTCTGGCTTTTGCTTTCCAATTAGTCTTAACAAATCTCTCGATTGCTGCGGGTATTTCTTATCTGGGGCGACCATCGGAGTCAGATGAAGTTGAGAGTTTGGGCGGTACGATTCGCAAAATCGGTACGAGTGTGGGGATTTGGACAGTAGTTACGGTAACACTGGCTTTATTAATCGCTTGTTTCTTGGCTGTAAAATTAAGTCTATTAATTTTAGACCCCAGATTAGGAGCGATTTTAGGTTTAGTAATTTGGGGGGCATATTTCTTATTACTAATGTGGGTGAGTACTACTACTGTAGGTTCTTTAATTGGCTCAGTTGTCAATACTGCCACTTCCAGTTTTCAGGCGATTATGGGGACAGCCACAGCTGCTTTGGGCGCTAAGGCTGTGAATCAGCAAGTAGTAGCTACTGCCGAAGCGGCTGCATCTGCGGTGCGGCGGGAATTAGGAAGTGGCATTGACCCGGTAAGTATTCGCAGTAACATAGAAGATTACATTGAGAAGTTACGTCCACCGGAAGTTGATCTTTCTCGGTTGCGGTCTGAATTTGAAAGGTTACTCAATGAACCCCAATTTAAAGCTATAGCCAGCCGTACAGACCTGGGCAAGATTGATCGCCAGAGATTTCTGGATTTGGTTAGCAGTCGCACTGACTTGTCTAAAAAAGATGTAAATCGCATTGCGGAAACTTTACACAATGTCTGGCAACAGGTGGTGAGTCAGCAAGCACCAACAACAAACCCCGTGGGTGAATTGGTTGACTATCTCAAATCTCTTCCGCCAGGACAGACAAAAACAGATGAACTGAATGCCAAACTTGACCAACTAGTTGCAGAAGTTCACTCTGGCAAAGAAGCAGAACAACAGCAAAAGCCCGGTGTTCTTCAACAGACAATATCAGCATTGACTGGAGTGGTCTTGGGTCGAGCAGATTTGTCAGACTGGGATGTGGAAACTATTTTGCGTTCCCTGACTAATGTCAAAGACAAAGTAACAAAACAAGTTACACAACAACCTTATAGTCCCATTCGTGCCGATATTGAAAATTACTTGCTAAATACTTATGCTTGGCAACTAGGTTCAGAGAAAATTGTTCAGGAATTTCGGGATGTTATTTATGACCCGGCTGCTGACCCTGGTGCGGTGCGTAGGGAATTAGAGAAAATTACCCGTCAGGATTTGGTAAATATTCTCCAAGCTAAGGGATTGTTAACTCAAGCACAAATTCAGCAAACTGTTGACCAATTGCTAACGGTACGGGATGAGGTGTTAATCACAGTTACCGCTGCTGAAGAAAAAGAAATTGTCCAAGATTTGCAACGTCAAATTGAAACTTATCTGGTGGTTACTCCCAAAGCGGATTTGACACCGGAAGGGATTGAGCGAGATTTTAAACCTCTGTTAGCAGATCCTGATGCAGATTATGCAACTCTGTCGCGGCGACTGGCACAGGTGAACAGGGAACAGATGGGGGAAATTCTGTTAGAGCGAAATGATATTCAAGAGAGGGAATTAGACCCGATTTTGGATGAGTTGGAAATGCAGCGCGATCGCACTTTGGTTGAAACTCTGGGCATCGCCAAACAGGCAAAATATCAAGCTGAAAGTCTGTGGCTCAATGTAGAGTCCTATCTGCGTAATACAGGCAAGGCAGAATTAAACCCCGATACTATCCGTGCTGACCTGAAAAAACTCCTAGAAGATCCCCAAGCCGGAATGCTTGCTGTGCGGTCCCGCTTGTCTCGCTTTGACAGAGATACTTTGGTCAAGTTGCTCAGTCAACGTCAGGATTTGACTGAACAACAAGTTAATCAAATTATTGATGTGGTGGAAGAAGGATGGCATAGTATTCTCCACACACCGCAACTGGTGAAGGAAAAGGCGCAGGAACAATATGACTCTGTTACTGCCACTATCACAGATTACCTGCGCCGGACTGGTAAGGAGGAATTGAATCCTGAAGGGATTCAGCGCGATTTGACGAGGTTGTTTGCAAATCCTAAACAGGGAGCGATTGCCCTCCGTCGCCGTTTATCACAGATCGACCGGGATACTTTGGTTCAGTTGCTCAGTCAGCGTCAAGATTTGAGCGAGGAGCAAGTTAATCAAACTATTGAGGCTGTGCAGACATCAATTAAAAATATTGTTCTTGCACCCCGCCGTCTTGCAACCCGTACACAACAACGGGTACAAAATTTCCAAACTTATCTGCAAGAATATTTACGGTATACGGGCAAAGAAGAATTGAACCCCGAAGCTATTAAGCGCGATATCCATTTATTGTTGCACGATCCACGGGTGGGGATGGAAAGTTTGAGCGATCGTCTTTCACATTTTGACCGGGGAACAATTATCGCCCTGCTGAAAATTCGGGAAGATATAACTGATCAAGAAGCAGGTAGGATTGCAGACAATATCATCTCCGTGCGTGACCAATTTGTGGAACAGGTGCGGGATATTCAACGGCGCATCCAAGATGTAATTGAGGGAATTTTTGCCAATATTCGCAATTATCTCAATTCTTTTGAGCGACCGGAACTTAATTATGATGGCATTAAGCACGATGTGCGTCAGTTATTTGACGATCCCCAGGCAGGATTTGAGTCCTTGCGCGATCGCCTCTCATCCTTCAATCGTGATACTTTAGTCGCCATTTTGAGTTCACGTGAAGATATCTCAGAGGCAGATGCTAATGGCATTATTGACCAAATCGAACGCGCCCGTAATGGTGTATTACAACGAGCGGAACGTCTACAACATGAAGCTCAACGTCGCCTAGAAGAGATGAAACATCAGGCACAGCGCCAAGCAGAAGAAACGCGGAAAGCGGCTGCTAATGCAGCTTGGTGGTTGTTTGCGACAGCAGTTATTTCCGGGATTTTTGCGGCTTTAGGAGGTGCGATCGCTGTCGTGCTGGTTTAG
- a CDS encoding chlorophyll a/b-binding protein → METRSTTDITPVAKAYNGVDRNAFIFGWNPQAELWNGRLAMIGFLAYLLWDLAGYSVLRDVLHFLRY, encoded by the coding sequence ATGGAAACTCGCTCAACTACCGATATAACACCTGTTGCTAAAGCCTATAATGGTGTAGATCGTAACGCCTTTATTTTTGGCTGGAATCCTCAAGCAGAATTGTGGAATGGACGCTTGGCAATGATTGGATTTTTAGCCTACCTACTTTGGGATTTAGCTGGCTATAGCGTTCTCCGTGACGTTCTACACTTCTTGAGATATTAA